AGAAGCGTGGGCCACTTTGATAAGATGTTCTTCAATAAAGCTGGGAGCATCGTTGAACCACCAGGGAAAGCCTATCTGGACATTGGGGAAGGTTCTGGAGAGAGCAATAAGCACAGGTAGAAGATTTTGGTTCATGGTATAGAGCACCAGATATGACTTGGAATTTTCCCCACTGAAAAATTTGTTCAAAAGGGGAAGCAGATTTTCCATAACCCTTACATCATCAAGAGTACCATCTCCACCCATGTCTTTGCCCCAGTTCCTGTAAAGGTAGGTGTTGGTATCACGTAAGGCTCCAAAGTGAATTTGGGTGGTCATTCCGTATTCTGCGTTCATTTCGCAAAAACGATGCATCATGTAAGAAACGAAATCCCTGACTTCAGAAGAACGTACTGGGAATTTTTCTCTTTTTTCGTAAGCTCGAGTGAAAATTTCTTCAGCGCGAGCAGTGGAGACATCAAATCCCCAGGGCTCGAGGAGCCCGTGGTCGCTTGCCCTTGCTCCCATTTCGGCAAAATAAGTGTGTCTTTTGCGAAGTGCTTCCACAAGTCCTTTCAGTGTTACATCCTCTCCAGTAAGAGCACATATCCGCTCCACATTCTCTCGCCAGTTGGCTTCGAAAATGTTGCAGTAAGGGTCAGGCCGAAATGTGGGAAGGAAAACGATATCTTCTATTATTTCTTTGGCCTTTTTGTGTTCTTCAAGGTTCTGGCAAGGGTCATCAGTGGTGCATATTATGCGGGCATTGATTCTTCTGAGAAGCGAAAGAGGAAGGAATTCTTCTTTTTGAAGAGCCTTCAGGGTCTCATTCCAGATTTTGTTTGCAGTATCAGGCCCTAAAAGCTCTTCAATTCCAAAAATTCTTTTGAGGTCAAGATGTAACCATTGATGAACGTGATTTCCTTCAAGGAAAGGAAAGACTTTCCCCAGGATGGACCATTTTACTTCCTCGGGTATCTGTGGGTCGAAGGCCAGGGTGTAGGAAAAGGGAGGAAATTTTGCAGCAAGTTGCAAAAGGTAGTGGTCACGGTTGCCGTATCTTTCATCGTAGACTTCTGCTTTCCAAATGTTTACCAGGGATTGATTTTCAAGGATTTGCTGTAGGCTGAGATGAGTATGCAAATCGAGGATACCATGTTCTTTGCGAAGGGGCAAAACTACTTCCTGATAAAGTTGTACCGCTTCTTTGGTGTTCAGGAGCCACTCAGGACCCAGAAAGCTATTTTTTGACAAATCATTCACCTCCTTTTTCAACTACACAAGGTTTATTATAACCTACGTTTTCTGGGCTTTTAGCGTACGCTATCTGTATTGCACTGACTCTCTTCTTCCAAGGGGTCTCCTATGCGGTGGAGTCGCAGGAGATTACGGTTGCCCAGGAAAGGCGAGCTGGCCACAAAGACTACCGGGTCTCCCTTTTGAGCGTTATATTGTGCTACCAGTATTTCTTCGGCTTCTTTTAGTAGTTCGGTATTTACTGTTTTTTCCCTCATTGTAAGCAGGTGAGGGTATACTCCCCAGAGGAGTGGCAGACGGGTAAATGTATTAGGGTCAGGAGTCATGGCAATTACTGGAGTTGCGGGTCGAAGGTTAGAAATCAATGTAGCTGTGAACCCCGAGTGCGTGAAAACTACAATTGCTTTGGCTTTAATGTCCTGGGCAGTCTGGATAGCTCCCGAAACCATTGCTTCAGGGAAAATACCTTGAGGGTCGTAGGTTACAAATATTCTTGAGTATAGATGCTGTTCAGTGGCACATATTATGGAGTGCATGGTCCTGGTAGCCAAGGCTGGAAATTTACCGATTGCGGTTTCTGCAGAAAGCATCAGAGCGTCTGTACCATCCAGTACAGCATTGGCTACATCGGTGGCCTCTGCCCGGGTAGGGCTGGTATGTTCTCGCATTGATTCAAGCATCTGGGTGGCAATGATCACGATTTTTCCTTTACGATTGGCCGCTTCTACAAGCAGTTTTTGCCATACAGGAACCATCTCCGTGGATATCTCTACACCTAGGTCACCCCGGGCCACCATGATACCTTCAGCTACTTCGACTATTTCTTCTACATTTTCCAGGGCTTCTTTCTTTTCTATCTTGGCAATGAGAGGAGGAAGTTTGAACCCTTCTTTCTTGGCCCATTCTTTAACTCTGAGGATATCTTCGGCTTTTCTTACAAAGGAAAGAGCAACATAGTCTACACCTATTTCAATGCCAGCTTTAAGATCGTAGCGGTCCTTTTCGGTAAAAGTACATGCTGATATACGGGTGTGAGGAAAGTTGACCCCCTTTCTGGAACGTAAAGGGCCTCCTTCAATGACTTCGGCCAAAAGGCGGTCCGGGTGTTTACTGGTGACCTTCAAGCGCAGAAGACCGTCGTCGAGCAGGATTTCTTCTCCTTCTTGTATGTCCTTAAGCAGGGGTTCATAGTTGATGTAAATTCGGGAAGAGGTGGTTAGTCCATTACCTGGCACAACTTCTATAATAGAGTTCTCTTTCAGCTCGACCACACCGTTTTCTGCTTCTCCTATGCGTATTTTTATTCCCTGGAGGTCCTGAAGAAGAGCAACCGGCTTCCCAAAAACTTTAGACTCTTCTCGCACTGAATGTGCTATTTCGCGGTGGAAGTCGTGATCTCCATGGGAAAAGTTTAACCGTGCCACATCCATACCAGACTGAATCATTTCCCGGATTACTTCTCTTTTTAACGAAGCTGGCCCCAGAGTACACACTATTTTAGTTTTTCGCATAATAAACCACTCCTGTTTCGCGGCACTTTTCAACATTTTACAGGATTAAGCTTGAAAGTGAGTTATCGGAAAGAGCGTGAGAGTTGAGCGTTTGTTAAGGTAAAGGGGTGGGTGATTGCCCGGTCTGGTTCTTTTTTGGAATTTTAAAATGTTACAATATTTCAAAGTTTATCGCTTCTCCAAGGAGGGGATTTCGATGAGGCAATTTGAGAGACCGAAAGTTGTAATCAGCAAATGTCTCGGTTTTGAGCATTGCCGTTACGATGGATCGATCATCGAAAGCCCACTGGTAACAAAGCTGAAAGATTTTGTTGACTTTATACCGGTTTGTCCCGAGGTGGAAATAGGGTTGGGGGTTCCGCGTCGGCCTATTCACATAGTTCTTTTAAAAGAGGGTATGCACCTCATTCAAAGCGAAACGGAGAAAGATGTAACCGCTGATTTGGTGAGTTTTGCAGAGACTTTTCTCAACATTCGGGATGTAGCTGGTTTTATCCTGAAGGCGAAATCTCCTTCCTGCGGCGTTGGCGATGCCAAAATTTATGTTCCCCAAAGCAAAAAAGTGGCCCAAAAGGGGAATGGTTTGTTTGCACAGCAAATTATCAACAAATATGGATATCTGGCTATAGAGAGCGAACGAAGGCTTGAGAATAGGGCCATTTATGAACATTTCTTAAGCAAAATTTTTGCTACCGCAGATTTTTGGGCAGCGAAGCACACACTTTCCATGAAAAAGCTCATAGATTTTCACACTCGCTACAAACTTTTTTTGATGGCTCACCATCAAAGCGCAACAAAGGAGTTGGGGAAAATTGTGGCGAATCCACACGGGAAGGATACTGAGACGGTCTTTGCTGAATACGAAGTCCATTTTTTCAGGGCCTTGCGTAGAGCTATGAATCGCAGGCTGGCAATAAACGTTTTTTACCATGTCTTAGGATATTTTAAGGATAAGCTTGCGCATTCTGAAAAAGGATTATTTATGAATTTGCTTGAAGGGTTTCGTCGCGGTACCGTTGCCTTTCCTGTTTTAGTCAACATTGTACGGGTATGGATTGCAAGGTTTAACGAACCTTATCTTGCTCAGCAAGTGTTCTTCTCTCCCTATCCTCTGGAGCTTTCTCCTCAGGAAATTTATGATACTATTCCAGAAAGTGATTACTGGAACAGGTTATTTCCAGAGGAACGCTGATTAAGGCCGAAAATGTTTTTTCGACTCCAAGAGGGTTTTTCTTTCAACTTTTGACTTCTTAGCTTGTTTGATGACCTCTTTTGCTTAAGGCGTTCTGGATTCCAGTTTTTTAGGAATATCTATTGTGTATTTGGGTTTCCTCTTTATGAAAGGAGGGATTTACTTTGTTTAGCCACAGCTTTTTCCGCATTGTGTTGGCTTCTGTTGTTTTCTCACTGGTTTTGGCTTTTGCTTCGGTGGTGTTTGGAGGTGAAGTTACTTTTTGGACCCAGGAGACCGAGAAGGAACGCATGGAAATAATTCGTGCCCTTGCCGAAGAGTTCATGAGTAAAAACCCGGACATTAAAATCAACGTTGTGCCGGTAGAAGAAAACGATATTCCTACCAAATTAGGTGCTGCAAAGGCGGCAGGCAACCCGCCTGACATTGTTGAATTAGGTTTAGCCCCGGCCACGGGATATGCGAGTGAAGGTTTGTTGGATATTGCTATGACTACAGAAGTTATCCAAAACCTGGGCGAAGAAACGTTTAGTCCGGCAGCCCTAGCTCTTCTTCGTTCCGTGCAGGGAGAGGGCTATATCGCCATACCTCTTGATGCTTGGATTCAGCTCATTTATTACCGTAAGGACCTTTTTGACCAGGCTGGATTGGGTGCACCAGATACCTGGGATGGTCTTGAAAAAGCCGCAAAAGCCCTTAATACTCCTCCAAAACGTTTCGGCATCGCCATGGGTTCACACCCTGAGAAGCTTTTCACTCAGCAAGGTTTTGAGTTTATCGCTCTCTCCAATGGAGCAAGGATTTTTAATCCTCAGGGGGAACTGGTGGTCAATTCTCCCGAAATGGAAGAAGCTCTTGAGTGGTATGCTATGATGATTCGTGAATACGGTCCTCCTGGATACTTAGATTGGCGGGAAACTAACCAGTATTACCTCACCGACCGGGTTGCAACGGCTGTTTATTCCTCTTATCTCCTGGGAGATATTGCTGGTGTTCGGGACCGTGAATGGGCTCCAATTGAGGGTTTGCCCTCTAAGACAGGCATTGTCGCCAAGCTTAATGGTCCGAAGCTTTCTGGCACCTATGGTGAAATGTATACACTGGCGATTTTGAAGGGAGCAAATCCTGAAACCAAACAATGGGCTGAGTTCTTGATGAGCGATGGCTATGTGCGCTGGCTGTTCATGGCGGTTTACGGGAAAGCTCCTGTACGGGTTAGCGCCATTGATCAGTGGAAAGAACATGAAATTTTGAAACTATACGATCCTCAGGCGATTGAAAACCTTTTGGAGGGAATTAACTCCTTCCGCAGGTGGGGCTACTTTGAAGGTATTTCTTTCCCGGTAATAGAAAAGATTTACAATCTTTATTTGTTCCCCAAGGCAGTTGATAAAGTACGTACTAAAGAGTGGAGTTCTTCTCAGGCTGTGAAGTGGTTGGAAGACGAAATAAGGAAGCTGCTGGAAGAATAACGGGTTATTCCTGGACTTTCCATGAGTTGAGGGGTATTTGAGAATACCCCTCAACTCATATTTTAGAAGAGAGGAAAATATGCGTTATTCTTTAAGAAGGAGAGAAGAAATACTTGCTTTTCAGTTTCTCCTGCCCACGCTCCTGGTGATTGCACTCATTATCCTCTATCCTCTTTTGTTCAACGTTTGGCTGAGTTTTCAACGGGTAACTTTAACCTCTATAGGAGAAAATAATCCTTTTGCCGGATTTAAGAATTTTTGGGCAGTGTTTCGCAATCAGGAGTTTTTGCCGGCTCTTTGGGTGAATATTTTTTATTCAGTCACTTCTTCCTTTTTTGCCATGCTTCTTGGCTTGTGGGCGGCGCTAATTATTAACCAGCGCTTCAGAGGAAGAGGTCTAGTTCGGGGTATCTTTCTTTTTCCTTATGTTGCTCCGGTAATTGCACTGGCCTTTGTTTGGCGCTGGATTCTAAACCCCCTTTATGGAGTTGGCAACTACTTTCTGGTAAGCCTTGGTGTCACCGACGTCGGATGGGCCTGGCTTTCAGAGAAACCGCTGGCTTTAATTGCGGTAATTGTTTTTCAGGCCTGGAGGTATTTCCCGTTTTGCATGTTGCTGACTTTAGCCAGACTTCAAGCCATACCTCAAGAATTCTTTGAGGTTGGAGATGTTGAAGGCGCAAGCAGTGCGCAAAAGTTTTTTTATATTGTTCTTCCTGAGTTACGCAATACTCTGGGTGTTATATTTTTGCTTCGTTTTATGTGGTCATTTAACAAGTTTGATGATATTTATCTCCTTACCGGAGGTGCTGCAGGGACCAAAACGTTGCCCATAATGGTCTACAACCTGGGTTTTGAAGTTCAAAACCTGGGAGAAGGTGCGGCCTGCTCGATGGTTCTTTTTCTGATACTCATCGTGTCTCTCCCCATATATATAAAGAGGGTGCTTAGATGGTGAAAAGGAAAAAGTTGAGCATTGCTTCCCGGGTTTCTCTCTTTCTTTTCCTTGTGGTGGTTCTTTTCCCCTTTTACTGGATGCTCATTTCTTCAGTGAAGAACTTTGGAGAGCTTTTTGCCTGGCCTCCGGTTTTCTGGCCTCGTAACTGGGGTATTCGTGCCTATGCAGAGGCTCTGTTCAGTTATGGTTTCATAAATTATGCTCTGAATAGCCTTTACGTTACCTTGCTTACCGTGTTTTTGACTTTGGTGATAAGCATTGCCGGAGCCTATGCTATTGCTCGCCTCAGGTTTCCTGGTAGAAATTTGGTTTCTAACCTGGTGCTTTTAGTGTATACTTTACCTCCTGTTTTGCTGGTAATACCTTTGTATCTCATCGTTTCCAGGCTACGACTCCAAGATAATCTGAATGGTTTGCTCGTTGCTTATTTGAGTCAAACTCTTCCCGTAGGCATTTATATGCTTGCTTCTTATCTGGTTACCATTCCCCGTGATATTGAAGAGGCAGCCCTGGTTGACGGTTGTAGCAGACCACAGGTGGTGATAAAAGTGATCTTACCTCTTGCTACTCCTGCGCTTACGGTGGTTATTCTGTATACTTTTATGATCGCCTGGAATGAATTTCTTTTTGCAATGGTGTTTTTGAACAGTCAGGAAAAGTTTACTTTGCCCATAGGGTTGAATCATCTCTTTTCTGGGTATCACCAGCCCTGGGACATCATTATGGCTGCTTCCATGATCATAACTCTTCCGATTATCTTTTTGTTCTTGATTCTGGAAAGATATATTGTGGGAGGTATAACTGCCGGTGCGGTAAAGGGGTGAGGAAGGGTAAGTGCAAGTGGAAAAATGGGTAACCCTGAAAAGCATTGATTTTACCTCCGGAGTTTTAAAAGCTCAAATTCAGAGTGAAACCGGGAGAAGTCTATCTCTTAACATTGGTTTTGTTTCTCCCAGTACTTTTAGGATTGTTGTTGGAGGAAAGAGCTCCAATTCCTGCCTGGAGAAAGAACCGGGATTTATTGAAGCGGGGGTGAAATCCAGAGAGGGCGTCTTTTGTCTTGAAAGCGAGAAGAGTATTCTTGAAGTTTGTGTTAAACCTTTTTCGATAAAGGTAAAGAATTCCCTTTCTTCCGAAGTGATTGCTGAGACCAGGTTCCACGATCCGGATGCTTCCGGAAGTGACCTTTCTCCAGGCTGTGGTTTTGATTTGCAGGAAAACCGGCAGGTTTTTTCCTGGCGTCTTTTTCAGGACGAACACTTCTTTGGTTTGGGAGAAAAATTTACTGACTGGAATAAAAGAGGACAATTAATAACTTGCTGGAATCGTAATGCTTATGGGGCAGGCAGCGAGAAAAGCTATAAGAATGTCCCCTTCTTATTGAGTTCCAGAAAATACGCGATTTTTGTCAACACCACTTCTAAGGTTGTTTTTGACCTGGGAGTAAGTTCTAATTTTAGCCACTTTTTGGTTGTGCACGAACCCGTTCTGGATTTCCTCGTTATTCGTGGTGATTCTTTTGCCGATATCCTGAGAGAATATTTTAGGTTAACGGGCTGGCCTCGCCCGGTTCCTCTGTGGAGTCTGGGTTTGTGGGTATCGGTATTTGGAGATCACCGCTCAGGAGATATTATGCATGCGGGGCGCATTTTGGGGGTACTTAAAGAAGCTGAGACACAGAGATTTCCTCTGGATGTATTGCATTTGGATCCTTTCTGGATGGGCGAGAGCGGTTACTGTTCTTTTCATTGGAGTCTTGAATATTTTCCTGATCCTGAGGATTTTCTCAATAAGGTTCGTGGATATAAAATAAAGGTTTGTCTCTGGGAACATCCCTATCTTGATACTAACACGGAGATTTTCCAGGAAGCAAAAACCGGTGGTTTTCTGGTGAAGGATAAAAGCGGCAACCCTTATATTGCGCCCCTTGCCTTCCGGGGTATAAAGACCGAAGCCAGGGGAAGTAGGGAAAGATATAATCCTGCTGGGATTGTGGACTTTTCGAATCCGGAAGCCAGTGAGTGGTATAAGGAAAAGCATCGGCATCTTATCGAGATGGGAGTTTCCACGTTTAAGACTGATTTTGGTGAGGAGATACCCGAGGACGGCTTATTCCACAATGGGAAAACCGGAAAAGAAATGCATAATCTTTATCCGTTACTCTATAACCGGATAGTATACGAAGTACTTGCTGATTATTTTGAGAACCCCGTTGTTTGGGGAAGGTCGGGCTTTTCCGGTATGCAAAGATATCCACTCTGCTGGTCTGGAGACCCTCTTTGTGATTTTGATAGTATGGCAGCAACCCTTCGAGGAGGATTGAGCTTGAGTGTTTCTGGAGTACCTTTCTGGAGCCATGATGTGGGTGGTTTTATGGGGAGTCCTGATCCACTGCTTTTTATAAGGTGGTTGCAGTTTGCTGTATTGTGCTCTCATGTTAGATTGCATGGAACAACTACCAGACTCCCCTGGAAATTCGATCAACGCACCTGTAACATTGCTCGTAAGTTTATCAGGCTTCGTTATCGCTTGCTTCCCTATCTTTGGGGAGAGGCAATGAAAGTGTGGGAGGAGGGAAATCTCTTTTTGCGTCCTCTTTTCTGGGAGTACCCTGAGGATCAAACTACCTTTTGGATATGGTGGGAATATTTTCTGGGAGAATCTTTTCTGGTTGTCCCGGTTTTGAATTCGGAGAACGAAGTAAAAATTTATCTTCCGGAAGGCAAATGGCTCGAGTTCTGGGGCGGTGAGGTGATTGCTGGACCTCGCTGGCTACAAAGAGAAGTTCCTCTTGATAAGATCCCGGTCTTCGTTCGAGAAAACTCGGTGATTCCTCAAGTCAGGAATCCTATTCGGCGTGCTGAAGAACCTTGGGAAACTCTGTCACTCGATGTTTTTGGTGTTACTTCTTTGGAACAGAGATTTCCTATTGCCGAAGACATGTTTGCTCTGCTCAGGGCGCAAAGTGCTGAGAAGGAATACGCCATTCAACTCCAGGCTCCTCAAAGTAGAGACTGGATTTTGCGCCTTCATGATGTTAAGGAGCCAAAAAGAGTGCACACAGAACCTTCAGCCTACTGGCTGTGGAAAGATAACACCCTGAATGTCTTTTTTAAAGATTGTGTCTACTTCAGTTTTTGCACAATTTTTGCGTAAGGTTGGTAAAAATTTGTGTGATTGTGGAATGAAAACTGCAGGCAATTTTTCTTTCACTTTCTCCAAGTTTTGGTTGAAGTTTAAGGCTTTAAGCTTTCCAAAAGCGGAATTTCACTCCCATTTACATCGCGTATAGTCTCAAGGAAAGCTCTAAGGTTTTCAATGGAACAATCAGAAGTTATCTCGTGAGAAGCAGCAATGATGTAGCCGCCTCTTTCGCCAAGGATTTCTATGCAATTTTTCACCTCTTCTTTAACCTCTCCCGGACTCCCAAAGGGAAGGGTTTGCTGAGTGCTCACTCCCCCCATAAAGGAGAGCCTATCGCCGAAACGTTCCTGTAGCAGTTTTATGTCCATAGCTTGGGGTTGCACAGGGAGTAAAACGTTCAGTCCTATTTCTATCATATCGTCAAGGATGTCCACCACATTACCGCAGGAGTGATGGAAAACCGGCAATCCTTCGTTCTTAGCAACTTTCCAGACTTTGGCAAGTCGAGGTTTGATAAGCTTTTGCCAGGTCTTTTTGGAAATTAACAGTCCCCTTTGGCTTCCATAGTCGTCTCCAGTGTAAATCCCGTCAACGCCGAGCTTGATAAGATTTTTGGAAACCTCTATCTGATATTCGGTGATTTCGTCCAAAAGTTTTTCTGCCCTGTCTAGGTTGTCTGCCAAATCCATCATGAAGTTTTCAAAACCCCTCAAAAGCCAGGCTCTCTCGAATAATGCCCATCCCTGACAGCCCAAGATAAACATTCCCTCTTCTTTGGCTCGCTCGATATTTTGCGCATCACGGTAGAGAACTGGGGATTTGGGATCAGGAAACTGGTAGGTTTTCACTTTTTCCCAGCTATCGAGGGGGTGTTCAATTGGTAAATAACCTTCGGAGCGTACAATATCCCAACCAACACCGAATATATCGTAGTCCACGCCTTTTGTTTCGTCTTTGCGGACTTTCTGGTGAGTATCAATGTAGAAGATGTGATTTTTTAGTGCAAAGGGCAACTCTTGCTCTTTGAGGCCTGAAGCTTTGGAAACTTTCTGTTTCATTTTCCAGGTGAAATCTATCTGGTGGGGTAACCGATCCAGTTCGACCTTTTTCCTCTGGATGGCTTTTTGAACTCTTTCTTTGGGAGCCATGTTGAGCAAACTCTTTCCCTTTTAATCAACATGGAATACTTCTTCCATTTCTGCCCACCATTCTCCCTCTTTGCGGGTTTCCAGGGGTTCCTGGCAGGGTTTGCAAAGCTTCCACCATTCCTGAGTTACCGGATCTTGAGCCATCTTCTTCATGTCTTCTTCGTAATTATCGCCCACATATTCATAGTAACTAAAAAGATACCCATCTTTGTAGAAGATGCTGTAGTTACGAATATTGCACTCTTTAATAGTTTTGAGCACTCCTGGCCATACGTTCTGGTGCAGCTTCTTGTATTCTTCCAGTTTTTCAGGTTTTACTTTGATTACCATGCCATACCTTTTCAAGCATTGTTCCTCCCTTCTGACCAGTGCCGGGTTTATATGTCGGTTCCTCAAAGACTGAAAAACTCTCAGAATTTGCGCTTTCAGCTTTCACTTACTTCCAGCGCTGCTTTTTCGTAGATTTCTTTAGCGATTGATTTGATGTCCGCTCCTTCAGGAAGCAGGACGTAATGTTTAGGGTCTCCGGCAACCTGGAGTATCTTTGCATTGGTTCCCAGTTCTCGGGCTTTTTCCTGTGCAGTTTCTTTTGATTCACACAAGGCTATCTGACCGCCATACTTTTTAACAATGTTTTTGAGTTCCTGCATCTGCCAGCCTTTCAAGACTCCTCCCCTCCTTTTAAGGCTGCTTGAAGTAAGTTTCCGGTGGGTAAAATTTTCCAGATTTTTCAAGCCTGGCGGAGAGGGTGGGATTCGAACCCACGAGGCAAGCTCTGCACCTGCCTACTCGATTTCGAGTCGAGCGCCTTCGTCCAGCTCGGCCACCTCTCCGCTCTGTTCTCTCTTTATTTTAAAATATTGTTTCAGGATTTGGCTACACTTTTCTGCAAGTAATCCTCCTTCTATTTCAGTGGTATGGTTAAAAAGCCCGGGTTGAAAGAGGTTAATTTTGCTTCCTGCTGCACCAGCCTTAGGATCTCTGGCACCGAAATAGACTTTATGAATCCGGGCCTGAATTATGGCACCAGCACACATGGGACAG
This portion of the Thermatribacter velox genome encodes:
- a CDS encoding glucuronate isomerase, whose product is MSKNSFLGPEWLLNTKEAVQLYQEVVLPLRKEHGILDLHTHLSLQQILENQSLVNIWKAEVYDERYGNRDHYLLQLAAKFPPFSYTLAFDPQIPEEVKWSILGKVFPFLEGNHVHQWLHLDLKRIFGIEELLGPDTANKIWNETLKALQKEEFLPLSLLRRINARIICTTDDPCQNLEEHKKAKEIIEDIVFLPTFRPDPYCNIFEANWRENVERICALTGEDVTLKGLVEALRKRHTYFAEMGARASDHGLLEPWGFDVSTARAEEIFTRAYEKREKFPVRSSEVRDFVSYMMHRFCEMNAEYGMTTQIHFGALRDTNTYLYRNWGKDMGGDGTLDDVRVMENLLPLLNKFFSGENSKSYLVLYTMNQNLLPVLIALSRTFPNVQIGFPWWFNDAPSFIEEHLIKVAHASCLSFSGGPVADSRKILSEGSRFEVFDRMICRVLGKLLSEGQISKQGAQLIIKAILYDTQKRVFNLHEYFPTEQP
- the pyk gene encoding pyruvate kinase; this encodes MRKTKIVCTLGPASLKREVIREMIQSGMDVARLNFSHGDHDFHREIAHSVREESKVFGKPVALLQDLQGIKIRIGEAENGVVELKENSIIEVVPGNGLTTSSRIYINYEPLLKDIQEGEEILLDDGLLRLKVTSKHPDRLLAEVIEGGPLRSRKGVNFPHTRISACTFTEKDRYDLKAGIEIGVDYVALSFVRKAEDILRVKEWAKKEGFKLPPLIAKIEKKEALENVEEIVEVAEGIMVARGDLGVEISTEMVPVWQKLLVEAANRKGKIVIIATQMLESMREHTSPTRAEATDVANAVLDGTDALMLSAETAIGKFPALATRTMHSIICATEQHLYSRIFVTYDPQGIFPEAMVSGAIQTAQDIKAKAIVVFTHSGFTATLISNLRPATPVIAMTPDPNTFTRLPLLWGVYPHLLTMREKTVNTELLKEAEEILVAQYNAQKGDPVVFVASSPFLGNRNLLRLHRIGDPLEEESQCNTDSVR
- a CDS encoding YbgA family protein; the encoded protein is MRQFERPKVVISKCLGFEHCRYDGSIIESPLVTKLKDFVDFIPVCPEVEIGLGVPRRPIHIVLLKEGMHLIQSETEKDVTADLVSFAETFLNIRDVAGFILKAKSPSCGVGDAKIYVPQSKKVAQKGNGLFAQQIINKYGYLAIESERRLENRAIYEHFLSKIFATADFWAAKHTLSMKKLIDFHTRYKLFLMAHHQSATKELGKIVANPHGKDTETVFAEYEVHFFRALRRAMNRRLAINVFYHVLGYFKDKLAHSEKGLFMNLLEGFRRGTVAFPVLVNIVRVWIARFNEPYLAQQVFFSPYPLELSPQEIYDTIPESDYWNRLFPEER
- a CDS encoding ABC transporter substrate-binding protein, with product MFSHSFFRIVLASVVFSLVLAFASVVFGGEVTFWTQETEKERMEIIRALAEEFMSKNPDIKINVVPVEENDIPTKLGAAKAAGNPPDIVELGLAPATGYASEGLLDIAMTTEVIQNLGEETFSPAALALLRSVQGEGYIAIPLDAWIQLIYYRKDLFDQAGLGAPDTWDGLEKAAKALNTPPKRFGIAMGSHPEKLFTQQGFEFIALSNGARIFNPQGELVVNSPEMEEALEWYAMMIREYGPPGYLDWRETNQYYLTDRVATAVYSSYLLGDIAGVRDREWAPIEGLPSKTGIVAKLNGPKLSGTYGEMYTLAILKGANPETKQWAEFLMSDGYVRWLFMAVYGKAPVRVSAIDQWKEHEILKLYDPQAIENLLEGINSFRRWGYFEGISFPVIEKIYNLYLFPKAVDKVRTKEWSSSQAVKWLEDEIRKLLEE
- a CDS encoding carbohydrate ABC transporter permease, whose translation is MRYSLRRREEILAFQFLLPTLLVIALIILYPLLFNVWLSFQRVTLTSIGENNPFAGFKNFWAVFRNQEFLPALWVNIFYSVTSSFFAMLLGLWAALIINQRFRGRGLVRGIFLFPYVAPVIALAFVWRWILNPLYGVGNYFLVSLGVTDVGWAWLSEKPLALIAVIVFQAWRYFPFCMLLTLARLQAIPQEFFEVGDVEGASSAQKFFYIVLPELRNTLGVIFLLRFMWSFNKFDDIYLLTGGAAGTKTLPIMVYNLGFEVQNLGEGAACSMVLFLILIVSLPIYIKRVLRW
- a CDS encoding carbohydrate ABC transporter permease, whose translation is MVKRKKLSIASRVSLFLFLVVVLFPFYWMLISSVKNFGELFAWPPVFWPRNWGIRAYAEALFSYGFINYALNSLYVTLLTVFLTLVISIAGAYAIARLRFPGRNLVSNLVLLVYTLPPVLLVIPLYLIVSRLRLQDNLNGLLVAYLSQTLPVGIYMLASYLVTIPRDIEEAALVDGCSRPQVVIKVILPLATPALTVVILYTFMIAWNEFLFAMVFLNSQEKFTLPIGLNHLFSGYHQPWDIIMAASMIITLPIIFLFLILERYIVGGITAGAVKG
- a CDS encoding TIM-barrel domain-containing protein gives rise to the protein MQVEKWVTLKSIDFTSGVLKAQIQSETGRSLSLNIGFVSPSTFRIVVGGKSSNSCLEKEPGFIEAGVKSREGVFCLESEKSILEVCVKPFSIKVKNSLSSEVIAETRFHDPDASGSDLSPGCGFDLQENRQVFSWRLFQDEHFFGLGEKFTDWNKRGQLITCWNRNAYGAGSEKSYKNVPFLLSSRKYAIFVNTTSKVVFDLGVSSNFSHFLVVHEPVLDFLVIRGDSFADILREYFRLTGWPRPVPLWSLGLWVSVFGDHRSGDIMHAGRILGVLKEAETQRFPLDVLHLDPFWMGESGYCSFHWSLEYFPDPEDFLNKVRGYKIKVCLWEHPYLDTNTEIFQEAKTGGFLVKDKSGNPYIAPLAFRGIKTEARGSRERYNPAGIVDFSNPEASEWYKEKHRHLIEMGVSTFKTDFGEEIPEDGLFHNGKTGKEMHNLYPLLYNRIVYEVLADYFENPVVWGRSGFSGMQRYPLCWSGDPLCDFDSMAATLRGGLSLSVSGVPFWSHDVGGFMGSPDPLLFIRWLQFAVLCSHVRLHGTTTRLPWKFDQRTCNIARKFIRLRYRLLPYLWGEAMKVWEEGNLFLRPLFWEYPEDQTTFWIWWEYFLGESFLVVPVLNSENEVKIYLPEGKWLEFWGGEVIAGPRWLQREVPLDKIPVFVRENSVIPQVRNPIRRAEEPWETLSLDVFGVTSLEQRFPIAEDMFALLRAQSAEKEYAIQLQAPQSRDWILRLHDVKEPKRVHTEPSAYWLWKDNTLNVFFKDCVYFSFCTIFA
- a CDS encoding uroporphyrinogen decarboxylase family protein, with the translated sequence MAPKERVQKAIQRKKVELDRLPHQIDFTWKMKQKVSKASGLKEQELPFALKNHIFYIDTHQKVRKDETKGVDYDIFGVGWDIVRSEGYLPIEHPLDSWEKVKTYQFPDPKSPVLYRDAQNIERAKEEGMFILGCQGWALFERAWLLRGFENFMMDLADNLDRAEKLLDEITEYQIEVSKNLIKLGVDGIYTGDDYGSQRGLLISKKTWQKLIKPRLAKVWKVAKNEGLPVFHHSCGNVVDILDDMIEIGLNVLLPVQPQAMDIKLLQERFGDRLSFMGGVSTQQTLPFGSPGEVKEEVKNCIEILGERGGYIIAASHEITSDCSIENLRAFLETIRDVNGSEIPLLESLKP
- a CDS encoding L-rhamnose mutarotase produces the protein MKRYGMVIKVKPEKLEEYKKLHQNVWPGVLKTIKECNIRNYSIFYKDGYLFSYYEYVGDNYEEDMKKMAQDPVTQEWWKLCKPCQEPLETRKEGEWWAEMEEVFHVD
- the tadA gene encoding tRNA adenosine(34) deaminase TadA, translated to MDHKKFMEIALKEAWQAFQEDEVPVGACLVKNGQIVSCGHNRREKLQDVTSHAEIETIRKASQELGTWRLENCILYVTLEPCPMCAGAIIQARIHKVYFGARDPKAGAAGSKINLFQPGLFNHTTEIEGGLLAEKCSQILKQYFKIKREQSGEVAELDEGARLEIE